One Lacunisphaera limnophila DNA window includes the following coding sequences:
- a CDS encoding MotA/TolQ/ExbB proton channel family protein, which yields MPLAFLMNQTPMELFKHGGPIMWPILLVSFLLITVAVERVIFIFRENGRRDTPLVDKMLERVESGDVSGAVEMGKKSQDFVARILVYALTHKEHSLGNAFTRAANQEMQRFSQGLPTLDTCITAAPLLGLLGTVTGMMATFGALGASGDVATGASAIMGGIGEALIATAMGLAIAITGLLPFNYLNARLEEARHEVEDASNSLEIIINKSESANAR from the coding sequence ATGCCTCTCGCGTTCCTGATGAACCAGACTCCGATGGAGTTGTTCAAGCATGGCGGCCCCATCATGTGGCCCATCCTGCTGGTCTCCTTCCTCCTGATCACTGTCGCCGTGGAGCGCGTGATCTTCATCTTCCGCGAGAATGGCCGCCGGGACACGCCCTTGGTCGACAAGATGCTCGAGCGCGTCGAGTCCGGTGACGTCAGCGGCGCCGTCGAGATGGGCAAGAAGAGCCAGGACTTCGTGGCCCGCATCCTGGTCTACGCCCTCACCCACAAGGAACACTCCCTCGGCAACGCCTTCACCCGCGCCGCCAACCAGGAAATGCAGCGCTTCAGCCAGGGTCTCCCGACCCTCGACACCTGCATCACCGCCGCCCCCCTCCTCGGCCTGCTCGGTACCGTGACCGGCATGATGGCGACCTTCGGCGCCCTCGGTGCCAGCGGTGACGTCGCCACGGGCGCCAGCGCGATCATGGGTGGTATCGGCGAGGCGCTCATCGCCACCGCCATGGGTCTCGCCATCGCCATCACCGGCCTGCTCCCCTTCAATTACCTGAACGCCCGTCTTGAGGAAGCCCGCCACGAAGTCGAAGACGCTTCCAACTCCCTCGAGATCATCATCAACAAGTCTGAGAGTGCCAACGCCCGCTAA
- a CDS encoding ExbD/TolR family protein → MHGGGGSGPGGVKRARIEIIPLIDVVFFLLATFVLFTLSLNKTDGVTVLLPAVETSVIRDTAGTVTISVTDEGALAWNKDLITLDEFLQRLQQFRRDNPDGRILINGDERAFFAQAIYVFDEARKAGFTKVFIETRTK, encoded by the coding sequence ATGCACGGTGGCGGCGGATCCGGCCCGGGTGGCGTCAAAAGAGCACGTATTGAGATCATCCCTCTCATTGACGTCGTCTTCTTCCTGCTCGCCACCTTTGTTCTCTTTACCCTGTCGCTCAACAAGACCGACGGTGTCACCGTCCTGCTGCCCGCGGTTGAAACCAGTGTCATCCGCGACACGGCCGGCACGGTAACCATCAGCGTCACCGACGAAGGTGCCCTCGCCTGGAACAAGGATCTCATCACCCTCGACGAGTTCCTCCAGCGCCTGCAGCAGTTCCGTCGCGACAACCCTGATGGTCGCATTCTCATCAACGGTGATGAGCGCGCTTTTTTTGCCCAAGCCATCTACGTCTTCGACGAGGCCCGCAAGGCCGGCTTCACCAAGGTCTTTATCGAGACCCGGACAAAGTAA
- a CDS encoding ExbD/TolR family protein: MEGTKIKIPVRKKARIEIIPLIDVVFFLLATFVLFTLSLNRIQSLPVDLPVASQDKPKELPNPNDNVSIQVSGDGAIFWNKELIDMAEVPSRLAFFKTQSEDPRIMISGDEKARFGLTVGVLDEVRKAGIVKFSVETRTRATGK, encoded by the coding sequence ATGGAAGGCACCAAAATCAAAATTCCGGTCCGCAAGAAAGCGCGCATTGAGATCATCCCCCTCATTGACGTCGTGTTCTTTCTGCTGGCCACCTTCGTTCTCTTCACGCTCTCGCTCAACCGCATCCAGTCCCTCCCGGTGGACCTGCCGGTGGCGTCCCAGGACAAGCCCAAAGAGCTGCCGAATCCCAACGACAACGTGAGCATCCAGGTCTCGGGCGACGGCGCCATCTTCTGGAACAAGGAACTCATCGACATGGCCGAGGTGCCCTCCCGTCTCGCCTTCTTCAAGACCCAGAGCGAAGATCCCCGCATCATGATCTCCGGCGACGAAAAGGCCCGCTTTGGACTGACCGTCGGCGTCCTCGACGAGGTCCGCAAGGCTGGCATCGTCAAGTTCTCGGTCGAAACCCGCACCCGCGCCACCGGCAAATAA
- a CDS encoding energy transducer TonB produces the protein MNRDLIIGIIVSLAMHGIILGAFNRKAAPPPPPPKEEESLVQFEMPPLDEEVEEKVEELTEDTPVENIMAPPSLVDMPSIVPVDAFTQPIAPPPPPGFQANKGAINIPVTKPGAGFGKGISNLFNIGDLDQQPVARVRQAPTYPYDMRRAGINGTVVIEFIINTEGDVIQTNVVRSSHREFEMPAIQAVTKWKFKPGRKGGRVVNVRASQLLEFNATE, from the coding sequence ATGAACAGAGATCTCATCATCGGCATCATCGTTTCCCTTGCCATGCACGGCATCATCCTCGGGGCCTTCAATCGCAAGGCCGCGCCGCCGCCGCCGCCCCCGAAGGAGGAGGAGAGCCTCGTCCAGTTTGAAATGCCCCCCCTCGATGAAGAGGTGGAGGAGAAGGTTGAGGAGCTGACCGAGGACACCCCGGTCGAGAACATCATGGCCCCGCCGAGCCTGGTGGACATGCCCTCCATCGTCCCGGTCGATGCCTTCACCCAGCCCATCGCCCCGCCCCCGCCCCCCGGCTTCCAGGCCAACAAGGGCGCCATCAATATCCCGGTGACCAAGCCCGGCGCCGGCTTCGGCAAGGGCATCAGCAATCTCTTCAACATCGGTGACCTCGACCAGCAGCCCGTCGCCCGGGTGCGCCAGGCCCCGACCTATCCCTACGATATGCGCCGCGCCGGCATCAACGGCACGGTCGTGATCGAGTTCATCATCAACACCGAGGGTGACGTCATCCAGACGAACGTCGTGCGCTCCTCCCACCGCGAATTCGAGATGCCTGCCATCCAGGCGGTGACGAAATGGAAGTTCAAACCCGGCCGCAAGGGCGGCCGCGTCGTGAACGTCCGCGCCTCCCAACTCCTCGAGTTCAACGCGACCGAGTAA
- a CDS encoding tetratricopeptide repeat protein has product MSLSLPFPRLRLLAAMLLLAVVLPAQPVERSYSPTDETAEGLIKYKTAMDAKNYAEAQAVLNGLMTKVPADSYDAALIHQYRLQIFLQTGEYAKAIEPMERSLQLSEAKTPTYFDERITRELYYYLVQLYFQEANQTKNTTLAASQMDKATKAMESWIKITPETNADAQLLYAQLLISRALLNPDKPDLALVKRSIEQIDIGLHLTTRPRDTFYVLKLVCLQQLDRNAEAAELLELLLKQKPDNANYWQQLAAIYLNIAQELRAVVTIERAQSHGFMNQPKDHFNLIGIYFNIGQYEKAAELLESALQSGRIENDPKNWELLALSYQQLQRPIKGIEALKQGAKAFPSSGQLEFLIAQSYTAIEKPAEAMTHIQAAISKGNLTRPYQAYLSLAYTAYSLQKYDVALDAARKATEYPEGAKDGAAMVKALEEVMKDREAKKNNT; this is encoded by the coding sequence ATGTCTTTGTCCCTCCCCTTCCCCCGCCTCCGTCTCCTCGCCGCCATGCTCCTGCTGGCGGTCGTGCTTCCCGCCCAACCGGTGGAGCGCAGCTACAGCCCCACCGATGAAACGGCCGAGGGCCTGATCAAGTACAAGACGGCGATGGACGCCAAGAACTATGCCGAGGCCCAGGCCGTGCTCAACGGCCTCATGACCAAGGTGCCGGCCGACAGTTACGACGCCGCGCTGATCCACCAGTACCGCCTGCAGATCTTCCTCCAGACCGGTGAATACGCCAAGGCCATCGAGCCCATGGAGCGCAGCCTCCAGCTCTCCGAGGCGAAGACTCCGACCTATTTCGACGAGCGCATCACCCGCGAACTCTACTACTACCTCGTCCAGCTTTACTTCCAGGAAGCCAACCAGACGAAGAACACCACCCTGGCCGCCTCCCAGATGGACAAGGCGACCAAGGCGATGGAGAGCTGGATCAAGATCACGCCCGAGACAAACGCCGACGCCCAGCTCCTCTACGCCCAGCTGCTCATCAGCCGCGCCCTGCTCAACCCGGACAAGCCCGACCTCGCCCTGGTCAAGCGCTCCATCGAGCAAATCGACATCGGCCTGCACCTCACCACGCGCCCGCGCGACACCTTCTATGTGCTGAAGCTCGTTTGCCTGCAGCAACTCGACCGCAACGCCGAGGCCGCCGAGCTGCTCGAGCTCCTGCTCAAGCAGAAGCCGGACAACGCCAACTACTGGCAGCAGCTCGCCGCCATCTACCTGAACATCGCCCAGGAGCTCCGGGCCGTCGTCACCATTGAGCGCGCGCAGTCCCACGGCTTCATGAACCAGCCGAAGGATCACTTCAACCTGATCGGCATCTACTTCAACATCGGCCAGTACGAGAAGGCCGCGGAGCTGCTCGAGAGCGCCCTGCAGAGCGGCCGCATCGAGAACGATCCCAAGAACTGGGAACTCCTGGCCCTCTCCTACCAGCAGCTGCAGCGCCCGATCAAGGGCATCGAAGCCCTCAAGCAGGGCGCGAAGGCCTTCCCGTCGTCCGGCCAGCTCGAGTTCCTCATCGCGCAGAGCTACACGGCGATTGAGAAGCCCGCCGAGGCCATGACGCACATCCAGGCCGCCATCAGCAAGGGCAACCTCACCCGCCCCTACCAAGCCTACCTCTCCCTCGCCTATACCGCCTACAGCCTGCAGAAGTATGACGTCGCCCTCGACGCCGCCCGCAAGGCCACCGAGTACCCGGAAGGGGCCAAGGATGGCGCGGCCATGGTCAAGGCGCTGGAGGAAGTTATGAAAGATCGCGAGGCCAAGAAGAACAATACCTGA
- a CDS encoding ammonium transporter yields the protein MSKISKPLRLLFGLVCGLALTGAFSPVMAQDAAPAETPPPAVDGAFAAYVNNTDPGAGLAGVAGPGHNGFMMICAALVLFMTLPGLALFYGGLVRKKNVLSVLAQCLGITGLVTLMWWAFGYSLVFGTSFSSPFIGGTEFLFLKGVTSAPNTNYAYWISQNVFAMYQLMFAIITPALIVGAIAERMKFTAVIVFVALWMIVVYFPLAHMIWGATGLMNGVWNADAAIPAIDFAGGTVVHMSSGWSALVLCLILGPRVGFGKEKMPPHSLVLCMVGTGMLYVGWYGFNAGSALAADGVAANAFMTTTLAAAVAGFVWGLIEKITRGHASVLGFCSGIVAGLVVITPAAGFVDATGSVIIGVLAGVVPFLACTKLKAIFKYDDALDTFGVHAVGGTLGALVTGLLATADVNSNLISAGYAEKNGLATLIKDGGLWVAQLKAIGITLVLSIVGTIILAYIVKAIIGLRPTPEAEQQGLDITDHSEEGYIL from the coding sequence ATGAGTAAAATATCTAAGCCATTGCGCTTACTGTTCGGGTTGGTCTGCGGCTTGGCTCTGACCGGGGCCTTCAGCCCTGTCATGGCCCAGGACGCCGCCCCGGCCGAAACCCCTCCGCCGGCCGTTGACGGCGCCTTTGCGGCTTACGTAAACAACACCGATCCCGGTGCGGGTCTCGCCGGTGTGGCCGGTCCTGGTCACAACGGTTTCATGATGATCTGCGCGGCGCTGGTGCTCTTCATGACCCTCCCAGGCTTGGCGCTGTTTTACGGCGGTTTGGTGCGCAAGAAAAACGTTCTCTCGGTCCTGGCCCAATGTCTTGGCATCACCGGCTTGGTCACGCTGATGTGGTGGGCCTTTGGTTACAGCCTGGTCTTCGGCACCAGCTTCAGCAGCCCCTTCATTGGCGGCACCGAATTCCTCTTCCTGAAGGGCGTGACCTCGGCGCCCAACACGAACTACGCGTACTGGATCTCGCAGAACGTCTTTGCGATGTACCAGCTGATGTTTGCGATCATCACGCCCGCGCTCATCGTGGGTGCGATCGCCGAACGCATGAAGTTCACGGCCGTCATCGTCTTTGTGGCGCTCTGGATGATTGTCGTCTACTTCCCCCTCGCCCACATGATCTGGGGCGCCACCGGTCTGATGAACGGTGTGTGGAACGCTGATGCCGCGATCCCGGCCATCGATTTTGCCGGTGGTACCGTGGTGCACATGAGCTCGGGCTGGTCCGCCTTGGTGCTCTGCCTCATCCTCGGACCCCGCGTGGGCTTCGGGAAGGAAAAGATGCCCCCGCACTCCCTCGTGCTCTGCATGGTTGGTACGGGCATGCTTTATGTCGGCTGGTACGGCTTCAACGCCGGCTCCGCCCTCGCCGCCGATGGCGTGGCCGCCAACGCCTTCATGACCACGACGCTCGCCGCCGCGGTCGCCGGTTTCGTCTGGGGCCTGATCGAAAAGATCACCCGCGGGCACGCCTCGGTCCTGGGCTTCTGCTCCGGTATCGTGGCTGGCTTGGTCGTCATCACGCCTGCCGCGGGCTTCGTGGATGCCACCGGTTCGGTCATCATCGGCGTGCTTGCCGGTGTCGTTCCGTTCCTCGCCTGCACCAAGCTCAAGGCCATCTTCAAGTATGACGATGCCCTGGATACCTTCGGCGTCCATGCCGTGGGCGGCACCCTGGGTGCCTTGGTGACCGGCCTTCTCGCCACGGCGGATGTGAATTCCAACCTGATCAGCGCCGGTTACGCCGAGAAAAACGGCCTGGCCACCCTGATCAAGGATGGCGGCCTCTGGGTCGCGCAGCTCAAGGCCATCGGCATCACGCTCGTGCTCTCCATCGTCGGGACCATCATCCTCGCCTACATCGTCAAGGCCATCATCGGCCTGCGCCCCACGCCCGAAGCCGAACAGCAGGGTCTGGACATCACCGATCACAGCGAGGAAGGCTACATCCTCTAA
- a CDS encoding P-II family nitrogen regulator yields MKLIIAIIKPFKLDEVKEALSQVGIEGMTVSEVKGFGRQKGHTEIYRGSEYTVDFLPKVKIEVAVASEQVAKVVEAISKGAKTGKIGDGKIFVIPLEDVLRIRTDERGDSAL; encoded by the coding sequence ATGAAACTCATCATCGCCATCATCAAGCCGTTCAAGCTCGACGAAGTGAAGGAAGCCCTCTCCCAAGTGGGCATCGAGGGCATGACGGTCTCCGAGGTCAAGGGGTTCGGCCGCCAGAAGGGCCACACCGAGATCTACCGCGGCAGCGAATACACCGTGGACTTCCTGCCCAAGGTGAAAATCGAGGTCGCCGTGGCCTCTGAACAAGTGGCTAAGGTCGTCGAAGCCATCTCCAAGGGCGCCAAAACCGGCAAGATCGGTGACGGCAAAATCTTCGTGATTCCCCTGGAAGACGTGCTCCGGATCCGCACCGACGAGCGCGGCGATTCTGCTCTGTAA
- a CDS encoding TorF family putative porin, with amino-acid sequence MKKTSLILAALLAGASLSADEAAPASYSVTVDFPYASKYVFRGIEYAEDVVQPSVKFTTGDFYAGVWSSLPLDKGYEAEVDYYAGYGFKLSEGLALDVGATIYHYPGLDGAGVDKTTFEAYAGVNGSVGGVNLGLYLYQDFDLEVFTVQGNLGYSIPIDDKVSMNISASLGNANPDAGSGYTYYGVGAQFPYKLTDNTTLTGGVNWASHDLSGVEDNHVWFNAGLTVAF; translated from the coding sequence ATGAAGAAAACCTCCCTTATTCTCGCAGCGCTCCTCGCGGGCGCTTCGCTCTCCGCCGACGAGGCCGCTCCCGCGTCCTATTCCGTCACCGTGGACTTCCCCTACGCGTCCAAGTACGTCTTCCGCGGCATCGAGTATGCCGAGGACGTCGTGCAGCCGTCCGTGAAGTTCACCACCGGTGACTTCTACGCCGGCGTCTGGAGCAGCCTGCCCCTCGACAAGGGCTACGAGGCCGAAGTCGATTACTACGCCGGCTACGGCTTCAAGCTCTCCGAGGGCCTGGCCCTCGACGTGGGCGCCACGATCTATCACTACCCGGGCCTGGATGGCGCGGGCGTCGATAAGACCACGTTCGAAGCCTACGCGGGCGTGAACGGCAGCGTCGGCGGCGTGAACCTCGGCCTGTACCTCTACCAGGACTTCGACCTCGAGGTCTTCACGGTCCAGGGTAACCTCGGTTACTCCATCCCGATCGACGACAAGGTCTCGATGAACATCTCGGCCTCCCTCGGCAACGCCAACCCGGATGCGGGCAGCGGCTACACCTACTACGGCGTCGGCGCCCAGTTCCCGTACAAGCTGACGGACAACACCACCCTCACGGGCGGCGTCAACTGGGCCTCGCACGACCTCAGCGGCGTCGAGGACAACCACGTCTGGTTCAACGCCGGCCTGACGGTCGCGTTCTAA
- a CDS encoding pyridoxal phosphate-dependent aminotransferase: MSLSQSQPTLDTTRFIARHVAGLRRSGIRDFFELVAKTDGVISLGIGEPDFDTPQPIRDAVKTAMDTGKTHYTSNLGLPELRKEICRYAESHFKTSYRPDDEVLVTVGVSEGLDLALRSLLNPGDKVMYHQPCYVSYAPSVDLVHAVGVPVATSAAEQFSLDAPALQAAWQPGCKLLLLNLPCNPTGGVCSREQLERIARFAIEKDMIVISDEIYSELIFEGTHTSIASLPGMRERTLLLHGFSKAFAMTGFRLGYACGPAPLIEAMMKVHQYSMLCAPSISQEGALAALRLGDDATKFMRDRYRERRDLFVRRINAAGLVCHLPRGSFYAFPSIASTGLDEGEFARRLLTEHKVAVVPGTAFGDAGKGHVRACFTANEQKLNLACDQIEKLLASLGSRSKA; the protein is encoded by the coding sequence ATGTCTCTCTCCCAATCCCAGCCGACCCTCGACACGACCCGCTTCATTGCGCGTCACGTGGCCGGCCTGCGCCGCTCCGGCATCCGCGATTTCTTTGAACTGGTCGCGAAGACCGACGGCGTAATCTCACTCGGCATCGGCGAACCCGATTTCGACACCCCGCAGCCCATCCGCGACGCCGTGAAAACGGCGATGGACACGGGCAAGACCCATTACACCTCGAACCTGGGCCTGCCCGAGCTCCGCAAGGAGATCTGCCGCTACGCCGAGAGCCACTTCAAGACCAGCTATCGTCCCGACGACGAGGTGCTGGTGACCGTCGGCGTCTCCGAAGGCCTGGACCTAGCCCTGCGCTCGCTCCTTAACCCCGGCGACAAGGTGATGTACCACCAGCCCTGTTATGTCTCCTACGCGCCCTCCGTGGACCTGGTGCACGCCGTCGGCGTGCCGGTGGCCACCAGCGCTGCCGAGCAATTCTCCCTCGACGCCCCGGCCCTGCAGGCCGCGTGGCAGCCGGGGTGCAAGCTGCTCCTCCTGAACCTGCCCTGCAACCCGACGGGCGGCGTCTGCTCGCGGGAGCAGCTCGAGCGCATCGCGCGGTTCGCGATCGAGAAGGACATGATCGTGATCAGCGACGAGATCTACTCGGAGCTGATCTTCGAGGGCACGCACACGAGCATCGCCAGCCTGCCGGGCATGCGCGAGCGCACGCTCCTGCTGCACGGCTTCTCCAAGGCCTTCGCCATGACCGGTTTCCGTCTCGGCTATGCCTGCGGGCCGGCCCCGTTGATCGAGGCCATGATGAAGGTGCACCAGTATTCGATGCTGTGCGCCCCGAGCATCAGCCAGGAGGGTGCCCTGGCGGCGCTGCGCCTGGGGGATGACGCCACGAAGTTCATGCGCGATCGCTATCGCGAGCGCCGGGACCTCTTTGTGCGCCGCATCAACGCGGCCGGCCTGGTCTGTCACTTGCCGCGCGGTTCGTTCTACGCCTTCCCGTCGATCGCCTCGACCGGTTTGGACGAGGGCGAGTTCGCCCGCCGCCTGCTCACGGAGCACAAGGTGGCGGTGGTGCCTGGTACGGCCTTTGGCGACGCCGGCAAGGGCCACGTGCGGGCCTGTTTCACGGCCAACGAGCAGAAGCTGAACCTGGCCTGCGACCAGATCGAGAAGCTGCTGGCCTCGCTGGGGAGCCGGTCCAAGGCCTGA
- the cimA gene encoding citramalate synthase: protein MSAATPRFIEIFDTTLRDGGQTEGISYSVDDKLRIARKLDELGVAFIEGGWPGSNPKDALFFEQARKETWNHAKIVAFGATRRAKLKPEDDPSVRALVDAGTDVCAIFGKSSVLQVEEVLRTTLDENLRMIGETVAYLRSKGKRVIYDAEHFFDGFDQNPTYALQCLGEAHQGGAETLVLCDTNGGHLPWEVAATVQAVQKHFGPAVRVGIHLHDDSGCGVANSVAAIHAGAVHVQGTINGYGERCGNANLCVVIPNIELKLKLRALPEGHLVRLHEVARFVAEVANFAPNDQMAYVGESAFAHKAGVHVSAMQRHPDAYQHIDPKRVGNEMRVVVSELSGRANIVEKAAQLGLTNLDQQLGARVVEVIKAKEHEGFSFEAAEASVALLVRRLSPDHRPLFTLHDYRGMVNRHGDRQVAEATIKLTVQGHEVHTAAEGNGPVNAFDTALRKALQPTFPQVAQIQLADYKVRILNGNSGTGAITRVLIDWHDGSERRWSTVGAGTNILDATWLALADGYEYALTAAQPAEAKESKA from the coding sequence ATGTCCGCCGCCACCCCCCGCTTCATCGAGATCTTTGACACCACGCTGCGCGATGGCGGTCAGACCGAGGGCATTTCCTACTCGGTCGACGACAAGCTGCGCATCGCGCGTAAGCTCGACGAGCTGGGCGTGGCGTTCATCGAGGGCGGCTGGCCGGGTTCCAACCCCAAGGACGCGCTCTTCTTCGAGCAGGCCCGCAAGGAGACCTGGAACCACGCCAAGATCGTGGCGTTCGGCGCTACCCGCCGCGCCAAGCTCAAGCCCGAGGACGACCCGAGCGTGCGCGCCCTGGTTGACGCCGGCACCGACGTCTGTGCCATCTTTGGCAAATCGTCCGTCCTGCAGGTGGAGGAGGTCCTCCGCACGACCCTGGACGAAAACCTGCGGATGATTGGGGAGACGGTCGCCTACCTCCGGTCCAAGGGGAAGCGGGTGATCTACGACGCCGAGCATTTCTTCGACGGTTTCGACCAGAATCCGACCTATGCCCTGCAATGCCTCGGCGAGGCCCACCAGGGTGGGGCGGAGACGCTCGTGTTGTGCGATACCAACGGCGGCCATCTGCCCTGGGAGGTCGCGGCCACGGTGCAGGCCGTGCAAAAGCATTTCGGCCCGGCGGTGCGCGTGGGCATCCACCTGCACGATGACTCCGGTTGCGGCGTGGCCAACAGCGTCGCGGCGATCCATGCCGGCGCGGTGCACGTGCAGGGCACGATCAACGGCTACGGCGAGCGCTGCGGTAACGCGAACCTCTGCGTGGTGATCCCCAATATCGAGCTGAAGCTCAAGCTGCGCGCGCTGCCCGAGGGACACCTGGTGCGTCTGCACGAAGTCGCCCGCTTTGTCGCCGAGGTGGCGAACTTCGCGCCCAACGACCAGATGGCCTATGTCGGCGAGAGCGCCTTTGCCCACAAGGCCGGCGTGCATGTGTCCGCGATGCAGCGGCACCCCGACGCCTACCAGCACATCGACCCCAAGCGGGTCGGTAACGAGATGCGCGTGGTGGTGAGCGAACTTTCCGGTCGCGCCAACATCGTCGAGAAAGCGGCGCAGCTGGGTCTGACGAACCTTGACCAGCAGCTCGGCGCCCGGGTGGTCGAGGTCATCAAGGCGAAGGAGCACGAGGGTTTCTCCTTCGAGGCGGCCGAGGCCAGCGTGGCCCTGCTGGTGCGCCGGCTGTCGCCGGATCACCGGCCCCTGTTCACGCTGCACGATTATCGCGGCATGGTGAACCGCCACGGCGACCGGCAGGTGGCCGAGGCCACGATCAAGCTGACCGTGCAGGGGCACGAGGTGCACACCGCGGCCGAGGGCAACGGCCCCGTCAACGCCTTCGACACCGCGCTGCGCAAGGCGCTGCAACCCACGTTCCCCCAGGTCGCCCAGATCCAGCTGGCCGACTACAAGGTCCGCATCCTGAACGGCAACAGCGGCACCGGCGCCATCACGCGCGTGCTGATCGACTGGCACGACGGCAGCGAGCGCCGCTGGAGCACGGTTGGCGCCGGCACCAACATCCTCGACGCCACCTGGCTGGCGTTGGCGGACGGCTACGAGTACGCCCTGACGGCGGCCCAGCCGGCGGAAGCCAAGGAATCTAAAGCATGA
- a CDS encoding 2-isopropylmalate synthase, producing MNPSSSSYVRIFDTSLRDGEQAPGASMTSAEKLEVARALARLGVDVIEAGFPAASPDDLAAVQTIAAEVGQAPVAGRPQAEPPIICGLARCTKNDIDAAWQGVKGAKHPRIHTFLATSDLHLKHKLRMTREEMTAKAVEMVSYARSLCADIEFSPEDAGRSDPEFLYTVLEAVIKAGATTLNIPDTVGYTMPDEFGALIAGIIKHTPGAKDVIISVHCHDDLGLAVANSVAGLRAGARQAECTINGIGERAGNASLEEIVMALRTRADKIGLQTGIDATQLCRTSKLVSRSTSYPVPPNKSIVGANAFAHESGIHQDGMIKNAQTYEIMRPEDVGATQTMLVLGKHSGRAAFSKRLAELGYPLEGDALLKAFNEFKKLADRKKAVLDADLITLASDERATVPELWALDTLQVVCGTTGLPTATVRLRDPDGAIHVKASVGTGPVDATYKAIDAIVKLPVTLLEFGINGVTEGIDALAEASVRVRHDEQRSSHGHGADTDIVVASAKAYVAAINHVLSRQASGRAQHPQKTTGTPEVHA from the coding sequence ATGAATCCCTCTTCCTCCTCCTACGTTAGAATCTTCGACACCAGCCTCCGCGACGGCGAACAGGCGCCCGGTGCCTCCATGACCTCGGCCGAAAAGCTCGAGGTCGCCCGCGCCCTGGCCCGCCTCGGCGTGGACGTCATCGAGGCCGGCTTTCCCGCCGCCTCGCCCGACGATCTGGCCGCGGTCCAGACCATTGCCGCCGAAGTGGGGCAGGCCCCCGTCGCTGGCCGCCCGCAGGCCGAGCCGCCGATCATCTGCGGCCTCGCCCGCTGCACCAAGAACGACATCGATGCCGCCTGGCAGGGCGTCAAGGGCGCCAAGCACCCGCGTATCCACACCTTCCTCGCGACCAGCGACCTTCACCTGAAGCACAAGCTCAGGATGACCCGCGAGGAGATGACGGCCAAGGCGGTCGAGATGGTCAGCTACGCCCGCTCGCTCTGCGCCGACATCGAGTTCTCCCCCGAGGACGCCGGCCGCAGTGACCCCGAATTTCTCTACACCGTGCTGGAAGCCGTCATCAAGGCCGGCGCCACTACGCTCAATATCCCCGACACGGTCGGCTACACCATGCCGGACGAGTTCGGCGCGCTCATCGCGGGCATCATCAAGCACACCCCCGGCGCGAAGGACGTGATCATTTCCGTGCACTGCCACGATGACCTCGGCCTCGCCGTGGCGAACTCGGTCGCCGGCCTCCGCGCCGGCGCCCGCCAGGCGGAATGCACGATCAACGGCATCGGCGAGCGCGCGGGCAACGCGTCGCTCGAGGAGATCGTCATGGCTCTCCGCACCCGCGCCGACAAGATCGGCCTGCAGACCGGCATCGACGCCACGCAGCTCTGCCGCACCAGCAAGCTGGTCTCCCGCAGCACCAGCTACCCCGTGCCGCCCAACAAGTCCATCGTCGGCGCCAACGCCTTCGCCCACGAGTCCGGCATCCACCAGGACGGAATGATCAAGAACGCGCAGACCTACGAGATCATGCGGCCCGAGGACGTCGGCGCGACCCAGACCATGCTCGTCCTCGGCAAGCACTCCGGCCGCGCGGCGTTCTCCAAGCGCCTCGCCGAGCTCGGCTACCCGCTGGAGGGCGATGCCCTGCTCAAGGCGTTCAACGAATTCAAGAAGCTCGCCGACCGGAAGAAGGCCGTGCTCGACGCCGATCTCATCACGCTCGCCTCCGACGAGCGCGCCACCGTGCCCGAGCTCTGGGCCCTGGACACGCTCCAGGTGGTCTGCGGCACGACCGGCCTGCCCACGGCGACGGTCCGCCTGCGCGACCCGGACGGCGCGATCCATGTCAAGGCGAGCGTCGGCACCGGGCCGGTGGACGCCACTTACAAGGCGATCGACGCGATCGTGAAGCTGCCGGTCACGCTGCTCGAATTCGGCATCAACGGCGTCACCGAGGGCATCGACGCCCTCGCCGAGGCCAGCGTGCGCGTGCGCCATGACGAGCAGCGTTCCAGCCACGGCCACGGCGCCGACACCGACATCGTAGTGGCCAGCGCCAAGGCCTACGTCGCCGCGATCAACCATGTCCTCTCGCGCCAGGCCAGCGGCCGGGCGCAGCACCCGCAAAAGACCACCGGGACCCCGGAGGTCCACGCCTGA